Proteins from one Patescibacteria group bacterium genomic window:
- a CDS encoding YifB family Mg chelatase-like AAA ATPase, with protein MPSKVFSAAIVGLDAQIIEVEVDVSYGLRCFNIVGLPDKAVEESRERVEAAIKSTKLLPPHRKPLRVLVNLAPADLKKEGSLYDLPIALGFLVASKQTKFNPQDKIFLGELALDGKLRPIRGTLSIASIVKEKGFSEIILPKINAAEASLIKGLKVIGVESLKETIEYLEERRKISPFEINIEDFLEKPEYPVDLCWIKGQEYAKRALEIAAAGSHNLLMSGPPGAGKTLLAKAIPSILPRLSFEESLEVTKIYSIAGLLSKNKPLINLRPFRSPHHTASEVGLIGGGSPPRPGEITLSHRGVLFLDEFPEFHRDVLESLRQPIEEGEITILRARHSLTLPARFTLVAATNPCPCGYLNDPEKNCTCTPSQIQKYKRKLSGPLMDRVDLFIEVPPLKYEKLVAPDNEYSSQRIRERVERARQIQKERFFNKKALVNSEMKIPVIKKYCQINLKSQDLLRNYVNSGRLSARGYHRVLKVARTIADLDSSENISYSHLAEALMYRIREG; from the coding sequence ATGCCATCCAAGGTATTTTCAGCTGCTATTGTCGGGCTCGATGCTCAAATTATTGAAGTAGAAGTTGATGTTTCTTATGGTCTTCGTTGTTTTAATATTGTTGGTCTGCCCGATAAGGCAGTAGAAGAATCAAGGGAAAGAGTAGAGGCAGCAATAAAAAGCACAAAGCTTTTGCCGCCCCATCGAAAACCTCTCAGGGTTTTGGTAAATTTGGCTCCGGCTGATTTAAAAAAGGAAGGTTCTTTATATGACCTCCCAATTGCCCTGGGATTTTTGGTAGCCTCTAAACAGACAAAGTTTAATCCTCAAGATAAGATTTTTCTTGGAGAATTAGCTTTAGATGGAAAATTGAGACCAATTAGAGGAACTTTATCTATTGCCTCGATTGTGAAAGAAAAGGGGTTTTCTGAAATTATCTTGCCAAAGATTAATGCTGCTGAAGCTTCTTTGATTAAGGGTTTAAAGGTAATCGGGGTAGAATCTCTAAAAGAAACTATTGAATACTTAGAAGAGAGAAGAAAAATTTCTCCTTTTGAAATTAATATTGAAGATTTTTTGGAAAAACCTGAATATCCGGTTGACCTTTGCTGGATTAAAGGCCAGGAGTATGCCAAAAGGGCTCTAGAGATTGCTGCTGCCGGCAGTCATAATCTCTTAATGTCAGGGCCACCAGGAGCTGGCAAAACTTTGTTGGCAAAAGCCATTCCTTCTATCTTGCCAAGACTTTCTTTTGAAGAGTCATTAGAAGTTACCAAAATCTATAGTATAGCTGGACTTTTATCAAAAAATAAACCATTAATTAATCTCAGGCCATTTCGGTCTCCTCACCATACTGCATCTGAAGTTGGTTTAATTGGAGGAGGAAGTCCACCCCGGCCAGGAGAAATAACCTTATCCCATCGGGGAGTTTTGTTTTTGGATGAATTTCCTGAATTTCATCGAGATGTTTTAGAAAGTCTCCGTCAACCAATTGAAGAAGGGGAAATTACTATTTTAAGAGCAAGGCATTCTCTGACCTTGCCAGCCCGCTTTACTTTGGTGGCAGCAACCAATCCCTGCCCTTGTGGATATCTAAATGACCCAGAAAAAAATTGTACCTGTACTCCCTCTCAGATTCAAAAATACAAAAGAAAACTTTCCGGTCCTTTAATGGATAGGGTTGACCTTTTTATTGAAGTCCCTCCTTTAAAGTATGAAAAATTAGTAGCTCCAGATAATGAATATTCCAGCCAAAGAATAAGAGAAAGAGTGGAAAGGGCTCGTCAAATTCAAAAAGAAAGATTTTTTAATAAAAAGGCCTTAGTTAATTCAGAAATGAAAATTCCAGTAATTAAAAAATATTGCCAAATTAATTTAAAATCTCAGGATCTTTTAAGAAATTATGTTAATTCTGGTAGGCTCTCGGCTCGGGGTTATCACCGAGTCCTAAAAGTTGCCAGGACAATTGCTGACTTAGATAGTTCAGAAAATATTTCTTATTCCCATTTAGCTGAGGCTTTAATGTACAGAATAAGAGAAGGATAA
- a CDS encoding LysM peptidoglycan-binding domain-containing protein produces MIIFKGSPKDSFLYLGIISIILLGIIFSIFSQFLNNKKDSSFFQWLQQKEENLFLGPIKNSRVESPDFYLIQKSTLKGSFPPVMVTPQILGSLIGSSESEIKKEIVEYIVQSGDNLTTIAENFDISLNTLLWANDLNKSSIIKPGQKLVILPVSGVIHHVKSGETLSKIAKEYKEEIANIIAFNELSEEGDIYIGDILIIPDGVMPPPSPKYVSSYVPLATSYFICPISSPCSISQGLHWYNAIDFTHGKCGELIYAAAGGKVLRVQYGWNKGAGNYLTVLHPNGVVTMYGHIASSLVSPGEQVSQGQMIALMGGQPGTPGAGRSTGCHLHFGVRGAKNPFAR; encoded by the coding sequence ATGATAATTTTTAAAGGATCTCCAAAAGACTCCTTTCTTTATTTAGGAATAATTTCAATTATTTTATTGGGAATTATTTTTTCTATTTTTTCTCAATTTTTAAACAATAAAAAAGACTCCTCTTTTTTCCAATGGCTCCAGCAAAAAGAGGAGAATTTATTTTTAGGCCCAATAAAAAATTCCCGGGTAGAATCCCCTGATTTTTATTTAATCCAAAAAAGCACCCTAAAAGGTTCTTTTCCCCCGGTTATGGTTACCCCCCAGATTTTAGGAAGTTTGATAGGAAGTTCTGAATCAGAAATCAAAAAAGAGATTGTTGAGTATATAGTTCAATCAGGAGATAATCTCACAACTATTGCTGAAAATTTTGATATTTCTCTTAATACTTTACTTTGGGCTAATGATTTAAATAAAAGTTCGATTATAAAACCTGGACAAAAATTGGTTATTTTGCCGGTTTCAGGAGTAATCCACCATGTTAAATCGGGTGAGACTTTAAGCAAAATTGCTAAAGAATACAAGGAAGAGATAGCAAATATCATTGCTTTCAATGAGCTTTCCGAAGAAGGAGATATTTATATCGGCGATATCTTAATTATCCCTGATGGAGTAATGCCTCCTCCATCGCCAAAATATGTTTCTTCCTATGTCCCCTTGGCTACAAGTTATTTTATTTGTCCTATTTCTTCTCCTTGTAGCATTAGCCAGGGGCTCCATTGGTACAATGCCATAGATTTTACTCATGGGAAATGCGGTGAGCTAATTTATGCGGCTGCTGGAGGGAAAGTTTTAAGAGTTCAATATGGCTGGAATAAAGGAGCAGGAAATTATCTGACAGTTTTACATCCCAACGGTGTAGTAACAATGTATGGTCATATTGCCAGTAGTTTGGTTAGTCCGGGAGAACAAGTTTCCCAGGGGCAAATGATTGCCCTAATGGGTGGCCAACCAGGTACTCCGGGAGCCGGAAGGTCAACTGGTTGCCATCTTCACTTCGGGGTCCGGGGCGCTAAAAACCCATTTGCTAGATAA
- a CDS encoding TM2 domain-containing protein: MAEEEKSEKDLLVALILSFLFGWTGIDRIYLGHYSTGFLKAVTFGGVGLWWLLDIFLLLTGEMKDGEGKPIDFF, translated from the coding sequence ATGGCGGAGGAAGAAAAATCAGAAAAAGACTTATTGGTTGCCCTTATTCTTTCTTTTCTTTTTGGATGGACTGGTATTGACCGTATTTATCTGGGTCATTATTCAACTGGATTTCTAAAGGCGGTTACCTTCGGTGGTGTCGGTCTCTGGTGGTTGCTCGATATTTTCCTTCTCCTTACAGGAGAAATGAAAGATGGTGAAGGCAAACCGATCGACTTCTTTTAA